A window of Cellulomonas wangleii genomic DNA:
CACCTTCCGTCAGCCGGTCAGGGCGGCGAGCACCGTACGCTCCTCGGCGGGCGTCAGACCGGAGCGCCGCGGCCGGTCGGCGCCGCGCGCGACCTCGTCGGCCAGCGCGCGGCCGACGGTCTCGGCCAGCGTCCGCTCGTGCCCGCCGGCCGCGCGGTACGCCGACCCGTCGCGCCGCACGAGCGCGGACGCCTCGGGCGGCAACCACAGCGGCAACGACCGGGGCCCTGCCCAGTGCCGGACGTCGTGGGCGAGCAGCGCCGCGTCGTCGACAGGCACGACGACGTCCTGGCGATGGACCGCGCGGAGCGCGCCGCGTCCGCCGAGCGGGCGCGGGAGTACGCGCTGCGCTTCGACCGGGGGGCCGTGCTGGACCGGATCCTCGACCAGGTGACCGCGGTGACCTGGGAACCCGTCCCGGCATGACGAGCCTCCGGGGGCCGGGTCGGCGCGCGGCCGACCCGGCCCCTGCGCTCGTCAGGGGGTCGCGTAGGCGGTGAACTGCGTCCCGGCGGGCAGCTCGTCGTAGAAGTCGATCTCGAACGGGCCCTCGCCACCTGCGGGCACGAGCTCGACGTAGCCGCGCTCCGCGCCCACCACCGTCCCCGCCGGGTCGGTCGCCACGACCACGACCAGGGCCATCTCCACGTCCTCGGCCAGGCTGCTCGTCACCGTCCCGGTGATCGTCGTCCCCCACGACGACTCCTCCGCGACCGGTGTGCTCGTGGTGAGCGCACCGCCGCCGGGCGCGTGGACGACCCCGCGCTGCACGGCGGGCAGCCGCACCTCGACGCGGTCGGGCGTCATGCCGCCGAGCTCACGGAAGGTCCCCGTGATCGCGGTGCGACCGGGCAGCGCCGTCAGGTACTGGGGGCGAGCCGCGATGAGGGTGCCGTCGGCGGCGATCGCCTCGACCGACATCTCCGCGGAGTCGTACCGGTGGTCCGGGTTGGGGTTGTCGACGGTGACGACGAACCACCAGGACCCCTCATCGAGCGGGTCCGGCCCGAACGCGATGTCGGCCACCTGCAGCGGTGCCGCGGCCGGGCCGGTGCCGGCCTGCGCGTCGTCGCCCGCGCCCTGCTCGTCCGCCCGCTCGCCACCCTGCTCGTCGGGCTGCGCGCCACCCGGCAGGTCCTCGTCGGGGACCGCACCGGGACGCTCCGGCTCCACGTGCTCCTCCACCTGCTCCGCGACGACCTCCGTGGTCGAGACGAGCTCGTACACGACCAGCGTGGTGAAGCCGACCACGGTCGCCAGCGTCCCGACGACGACACCGGCGACGCCCGCACCGACCTTCCGGCCCGCGCCCCGCCCCCGGGCGATCGACACGATGCCCAGCACCAGCGCGACCAGACCCAGCAGCACCGCCACGACGTTGGCGACCGGCACCCAGGCCATGACGAACGCGATGATCGCCAGGACGAGGGCGGCGACGGCGAGGCCGTTGCGCGTCGGGGGCGCGACCGGGCCCCAGGGCGCGCCCGGCGGGTTGGCGGCGGGGTCGGGGCCCAGCGGGTGGGCGCCGGTCGGGTCGGTGCTCGGCGGGGTGGTGCCGGGCGGCCGCCAGGGGGACGACCCGGCCGGGTCGTGCGGCGAGTCGGACGGGGCACCGGGACCGTACGTCGCAGCGGGCGGCCCGGGCGTGCCGTACGGCGCCCCGCCGACCTGGTACGGGTTCGCAGCGGGCCCGCCGTACGGGCTCGCGGCCGACCCGCCGTACGGGGACACCGGTCCGCCGTGGGGGACGGTCCCGGGCGGTGCGGGCGGGACGTCGGGCGCCGCGAAGGGCTCCAACGGCGGCGGTCCCGGCGGCGGGGGCGGCGGGACCGCCCCGGTTCCGTGCGGCGTCGTCGACGGGTCCTCGCTGCTCACGGCACTCCTGATCCAGGGGGTGGGATGGGTCAGGCAGCATCTTGACGCACGTCGCCGGGATCACCGGGTGAGAGCCCGGAGCCGACGCCCGGACGGTCGAGCCCGTCCCCGTCCCGGCCGCCGCCGTCCAGCCGGTCAGCGGGACGCCGCGGCCAGCACCTCGCGCTCCTCGTCCGGCGTGAGGCCGGCGCGACGCGGCCGGTCCACGCCACGTCGCACCTCGTCGGCCAGGACGCGGGCGATCGTGTCGCGCAGCGGGCGCTCCGTGCCGCCGGCCGCGCGGTACGCCGACCCGTCGCGGCGTGCGAAGCCGATCGCCTCCGGGGGCAGCCACAGCGGCAACGACCGCGGACCGGCCCAGTACGCCACGTCGTGCGCCAGCAGGGTCGCGTCGTCGACGGGCACGAGCTCGGCGTCCGGCCCAGAGACGGCGGCGACCTCGGCGAGCAGGTCAGCCAGCGGGACGGCCGTGCCGACGGCGTTCACCGGCCCGGTGAGGCCCGCGCGCCCCGCGGCGACGAGCCACGCGGCGAGGTCGTCCACGTCGATCACCTGCATGAAGCGCCCCTCCGGCGTCGGGGCGAGCACCCGCCCGCCACGGTGCAGGCGCGCCGGCCAGTAGCCGAACCGGTCGGACGGGTCCCCGGGTCCCACGATCAGCCCGGGCCGCGCGAGGAGCAGACGGTCACCGAGCCGCGCGGCGGTCGCCCGCTCCGCGGCCACCTTGGCGTCCGGGTACCGGGTCAGGTCCTCGGGCTCGACGACGGTGGCTGTCTCGTCCGCGCCCGGCTCGTCGTCCCGCGCGTACACGGACACCGACGAGACCAGCGTCCAGTGCGCCGCGCGGTCGGCGAGGGCGTCCAGCGCCGACGTGACGAGGTCCGGCTCGTACGCGATCTCGACGACCTCGTCCCAGGCGCCGGTCAGCGCGTCGTACGCGCCGGGCTCGCGCCGGTCGGCCCGGACCAGGCGGGCGCCGTCCGGCACGTCCCCCGAGGTGCCGCGCGCGAGGCAGACGACCTCCGCCCCGTCCGCGAGCGCCGCCCGCACCAGGGCGGCCCCGAGCCACCCCGTCCCGCCGAGCACCAGCACGCGTCGCATGCGCCCAGTCAACAGGCCGGGCCGACGTGGGGTGCGCGACCGGCCGGGTGACGTGCCGCGTTCGCGGTCAGCGCACGCGCGCCAGCGACTCCAGCGCGGCCACCGGGTCCGGACCGGTGGGGAACAGCACGCACGTCGTGGCACCCGCCGCACCGCGCGCGGCGATGCGCTCGCGGACGTCTGCCGGCGTGCCGGCCAGCGCGAGCTCGCGCACCCAGGCGTCGGGCAGGGCGGCCGCGAACTCCTCGGGCGACGCGCAGCGGGCACGCAGGGCCGCCAGGTCGGCCGCGAACGGCAGCGGCGCGACGTGCGGCACCCAGTCGGGCTCACCGATCCACGTGAGGCCGGTGCGTGCGAGCGCGAGGGCGCGCGCCTCGTCGTCGTCGACGGCGGCGACGTCGTAGGCGACCACGCGCGGCGGCGTGGGGGCGGCGACCTGCGCGACGGCCGCCCGCACGTAGGCAGGGGCGCACGGCTCGGCGAGCACCACGCCCTGGGCGACGCGCCCCGCCGCCGCGAGCGAGCGCGGACCCCGCACGCCCAGCAGCACGTCCGGCACGACGTCGGGCACCGACGACGGGTCGAGCGCGACGCCGTCGAGCACCACCGCCGCGCCCGGGGCCGTCGTCACCGTCTCGCCGCGCAGCAGCGCCCGCAGCGCGACGGTGTACTCCTCGAGGTACGTCAGGGGCCGCGCCGGCCACCGGCCGACCGACCGCATCCAGTCCGGCATGCCGTGCCCGATCCCGAAGGTGACGCGACCCGGGAACAGCCGCGCCAGCGTCGCGGCGTCCATCGCGGCGAACGCGACGTCCCGCGACGCGGCGGGCACGATGCCGATGCCGACGTGGATCCGCTCGGTCGCGGCCAAGACGGCTGCCGCCTGCGCGGCGCCGCCGCGGAAGCCGAGGTCCTCGACCACCCACAGCTCGTCGAAGCCCAGGGCCTCGGCGCGGCGGGCGTGCTCGAGCACACGGTCGGCGGGCAGGTCACGCGGCAGGAGCACCCCGAGGGACGGCGTCGTCATGGGGGACATCCTCGCGTGTGCCGCGCCCGCGTCGCTCGGCAGATGCGCCTGCCGCGCGAGGCGGGGCCGCCTCCCGCGAGCCGGAGGGCCGGCTCACGGCCCCATCCGGCGGTGCTCGACCACGAGCGCACCGACCAGCACGAGCACGAGCACGCCGAGCGAGATGCTCACGGCGATCCAGCCGGCCGTCGAGGTGACCAGGTTGCCGACCACGGCGACCAGCAGCAGAGTCCACAGCGCGACGCGCAACGGACGCCCGGGGGCGCCGGCCGGGTCGGCCGCTGCTGGGGCGCGGTCGGCGGGGACGGTGTCGGCGGCGGTGAGGAGGGTGTCGGTGAAGGCGGTGTCGGTGAAGGCGTCGGGACCGGTCATCGCGGGGCTCCTGGGGTGTGTCGGGATGATGCTGACGACGCTACGGACCGGCCCCCTGCTGCCACGATCCAGCCCGCCACCCAACCGAGGTGCAGCAGGCTGTACTCCCTGCCCGCCCGGCCCCGCACCGCACCGGGGGTGCCCTAGGGTCGCGGTCGAGGAGGTGCCATGACGGCCGACCCCGGTGCCCGCACCGCCCCGCCCCACCCGACGCACAACCGCGGCCCCGCCCGCGACGCCGCGCCCGTGCCGCCGCGTGCGCGCGGCCGGGCCGCGCGCACCCTCGACGCGCTCGAGCACGTGGTCGGCGGCCTGGGCACGGGGCTGCTCGCACTGATGTCGCTGCTGGCGCTCGTGCTGACCGCCCTGCTGTGCGTGGTCGGCGTGGGGTTCCTGCTCGCGCCCGGGGTGCTGCGCGCGGTCCGCGCGGTCGCGGACCGCGAGCGCACACGCCTGTCGCACACAGGCGCGCCCGTCGTCAGCCCGGGTCCGCTGCCCGACGGCCTGCGCGCGCAGCTCACGGACCCGGATGTGCACCGCGAGCTGGCGTGGACGCTGCTGCACGGGACCGTCGGCGTCCTGCTGGGCCTGGTGGCGATGACGCTGCCGTTCTCGGCCGTCCGGGACGTGACCGTGCCGCTGTGGTGGCGCGCCTTCCCCGAGCAGGTCGCGTCGACCGACCTGATGTACGTGCCGGTCACGTCGTGGCCCACCGCGTTCCTGGCCTTCCTGCTCGGTGTCGGGTGGCTCGTGCTCGCCGTCGTCGTGCTGCCGCCGCTGTCCCGGCTGCAGTCGTGGCCGGGACGTGCGCTGCTGGCGCCCCCGCCGGGCGCCGACCTGGCGCTGCGCGTCGCGCAGCTCACCGCCACCCGCGCCGGCGCGCTCGACGCCCACGTGGCCGAGCTGCGGCGCATCGAGCGGTCCCTGCACGACGGCACACAGAACCGCCTGGTCGCGGTGACCGTGCTGCTGGGGGCCGCGCGCCGGGCGGTCGCCCGGGACCCCGCCCGCGCGGAGGAGCTGCTGGAGCGCGCGCACAGCGCCGCGGAGGAGGCGCTGGCCGAGCTGCGGTCCGTCGCGCGCCACATCCTGCCGCCGGTCCTCACCGACCGGAGCCTGGCCGACGCGCTGACCGGGCTCGCGTCGTCCAGCCTCGCGCCGTGCGCGCTGCGCGTCGACCTGCCCGGGCGGTGCGCCGCGTCGGTGGAGGCCACCGCGTACTTCGTGGTCGCCGAGGCGCTGACGAACGCGGCCCGGCACGCCCGCGCGACCGCCGTCACGGTGGACGTCGGGATGGTCGCGGGCCGGCTGCGCGTCGCCGTCACCGACGACGGCGCGGGCGGCGCGGACGAGACCGCCGGGTCCGGCCTCGCCGGGATCCGGCGCCGCGCCGAGGCGCACGACGGCACGATGCTGCTGACCAGCCCGCCCGGCGGGCCGACGACCCTGGAGGTGACCCTGCCGTGCGGATCGTGATCGGCGAGGACGACGCCCTGCTGCGCGAGGGCCTGGCCCTGCTGCTGCGGGCCGAGGGACTGGACGTGGTGGCCACGGCCGCCGACGCCGACGAGCTGCTGGCGGCCGTCGAGCGCCACGAGCCCGACGTCGCGATCGTCGACGTGCGGATGCCCCCGACCCACACCGACGAGGGCATCCGCGCGGCCGTCGAGGCGCGCCGGCGCCACCCGGACCTGGCGGTGCTGGTGCTGTCGGCGTACGTCGAGCAGGCCTTCGCCACCGACCTGCTGGTGCAGGGCGGTGCGCGTCTGGGCTACCTGCTCAAGGAGCGGGTCGGGCGCGTCGAGGAGTTCCTGGCTGCGCTGCACCGCGTGGCCGACGGCGGCACGGCCATCGACCCCGACGTGGTCGCCCAGCTGCTCACGCGGACGCGGTCCGACCCGCGCCTGGACCGCCTGAGCCCACGGGAGCGCGAGGTGCTCGAGGTCATGGCCGAGGGCCTGGGCAACACCGCGATCGCGACCCGCCTGTTCATCACCGAGGGCGCCGTCCACAAGCACATCCGCAGCATCTTCGCGAAGCTCGACCTGCCGCCCGACGACGAGGCGGACCGCCGCGTCACCGCCGTGCTGCGGTACCTGGAGGACGCCCAGCGCCGGGGGTGAACGGCGCCGGCGCCGGCGGCGACGCCCCGCCTCAGCGCTCCTCCGCCGCCTTCACCGCCAGCACCGGGCACCGCGCGTCCAGCAGGATCCGCTGCGCGGTGGACCCGAGCAGGAACTTGCCGACGGGTGACCGGTGCCGGATGCCGATGACGAGCATCGTCGCGCCGACCTCGTCGGCGATGCCGAGCAGCGCGTCGGGGACGTCGCGCACGACCGGTTGGCGGACCTCGGCCTCGACGTCCAGCAGGGCGAGCAGCGTGCGGACGTCGGCGACGTCGTCGGCGCCGGCGTACCGGTCGTCGACGGCAGCGGTGCCGGTCGTCGCGTTCACCACCAGCAGCTCCTCGCCGTGCACTCGCGCCTCGCGCGCCCCACGGACGAGGGCCGCGTGGCCCCGGGCGTCGGGCGTCCAGCCCACGACGACGGTCATCGCCTCACCTCTTCCTCGAGCTCGTCGACCTCGTCCGCCAGCCGCTCCGGCCCCTGCCGCCCGGGGACCAGCCGCAGCACGAGCGGCCCCAGCAGCAGCGCCGCGATCACCACGTACACCACCACCGCGACGGGCTCGCTCCACAGCGCCGCGACGTCCCCGCGGGACAGCTGGAGCGCCTGGCCCAACTGCTCCTCGAGCCGCGGCCCGAGGATGACGCCCACGATGAGCGGCAGGACCGGCAGCCCGAAGCGGCGCATCGCGAACCCCAGGGCACCGAACAGGCAGAGCAGCGCGACGTCGAACCACTGGAAGTTCACGCTGTACGCGCCGAGCACCGCGAAGAACAGGATGCCCGCGTACAGGTACGGCCGCGGGATGCGCAGCAGCCGCGCCCAGACCGGGGCGAGGGGCAGGTTGATGACCAGCAGCAGGGTGTTGGCGACGAACAGGCTGGCCAGCAGCGTCCACACCAGCTCCGGCTCGGCCTCGAACAGCTGCGGTCCGGGCTGCAGGCCGTAGCCCTGCATCGCGGCGAGGATGACGGCGGCCGTCGCGGTCGTCGGCAGGCCGATGGCCAGCAGCGGGACGAGCGTGCCGGCGGCGGACGCGTTGTTGGCGGCCTCGGGCCCGGCGACGCCCTCGATGGCGCCCTTGCCGAACTCGTCGCGGTGCTTGCCCGCGAGCCTGCGCTCGGTGACGTACGACAGGAACGTCGGCATCTCGGCACCGCCGGCGGGCAGCGCGCCGAACGGGAAGCCGAACGCGGTGCCCCGCAGCCACGGCTTCCACGACCGCCCCCAGTCGGCGCGGTCCATCCACGGCCGCCCCACGGGGATGATCTCCAGCGGCCGACGGCGCAGGTGCGCGGCGACCCACAGCGCCTCCCCGACGGCGAAGATCGCGACGGCGACGACGACGATGTCGATGCCGTCGGCGAGCAGGGGGTTGCCGAACGTCAGGCGCGCCTGCCCGGTCGCGGTGCCGACGAGCCCGATCGTCAGCCCCAGCGCCAGCGCGATGAAGCCACGCAGCCGCGAGGACCCGAGCACCGTGGTCACGGCGATCAGCGCGAGCACCATGAGCGCGAAGTACGACGGCGCGCCCAGGACGACGACCCACTCGGCGACCGTCGGTGCGAGCGCGACCAGCAGGATCGTGCCGATGGTCCCGGCGACGAAGGACCCGATCGCGGCGGTCGCCAGGGCCTGCGCCGCGCGCCCGCCCTTGGCCATCTTGTTGCCCTCGAGCGCGGTGATGACCGACGACGACTCCCCGGGCGTGTTCAGCAGGATCGACGTCGTCGACCCGCCGTACATGCCGCCGTAGTAGATGCCGGCGAACAGGATGAGCGCCGCACTGGGCTCGACGTTGTAGGTCACCGGCAGCAGCAGCGCGACCGTCATGGCCGGGCCGATGCCGGGCAGCACGCCGACGGCGGTGCCGAGCAGCACGCCGACCACCGCGTACAGCAGGTTCTCCGGCGTGACGGCCAGGCTCAGGCCCGTGAGCAGCGCGTCCATCACAGGACCCCGTCCAGGACGCCCGCGGGGATGGGGATGCCCAGCCCGACGTAGAACCCGTACCAGGACCCCACCGACATGACCGCCCCGATCAGCAGGTTGCGCACCCAGTGCCGGTTGCCGAGCACGGTCGCGGCACCCGCGAACAGCAGCGCGCCGACGATCGCCCACCCCAGGAGTTCCAGCAGCGCGACGGTGGCGACGAGGACGCCGGCGAGCCCGGCGAGCGTGCGCCAGTCGGTGCCCTGGTCGAGGTCGACGTCCTCACCGGCCTCGCCCTCGGCACGGTCGCCGCGGGCCGTCGCGACCGCGAAAAGGACCGCGAGCACGACGAGCGCCGAGCCGATGACGTACCCGAAGGCCGCCGGCCGCACGACCTGGTCGGCGAAGCCCGGTCCGAGTCCCGCGGAGTCGACGACCGTCCCGACGCCGACGACCGCGAGCACCGCGGCGAGCCCGTACTGCGCGCGGTCGACGGTCGGCGCCGGGGCACCGACCCCGTCGTCACCGGGCCCGGCGGCCGGGGTGCGGCCCGCCGCGCCCGCAACGCCGCCCGCCGCGCTCACAGCAGGCCCAGCTCGTCGAGGGTGCCGGACACCCGCTCGTCCTGCTCCACGAGGAACTCCTCGAACTCGTCGCCCGTCACGAACGCGTCGACCCAGCCGTTGGTCTCCAGCGCCTCTTGCCACGCCTCGGTCCCGTGCATCTCCTCGAGCAGCGCGATGTGCGCGTCGCGGACCTCGTCGGGGATGCCCGGCGGCGCGAGCACGCCGCGCCAGTTGGTGAACACCAGGTCGATGCCCGACTCGACGAGCGTGGGCGCGTCGACACCCGCGAGCCGCTCCTCGCCGGAGACGGCGAGCACCCGCAGCGACCCGTCGGCGATCTGCCCCTCGAACTCCGCGAGCCCGGACGTGCCGACGTCGATCTTGCTGCCGAGCAGCGCGGTGGTCAGCGGGCCGCCGCCGTCGTAGGAGATGTAGTTGACGGCCGTCGGGTCGACGCCGACCGCGTCCGCGAGCTGCATGGGGAACAGGTGGTCCGGCCCGCCGGGGCTGGACCCGCCGCCGACGCGCACACTGCCCGGGTCGGCCAACCACGCCGTGACCAGGTCGTCCACCGTCTCGAACGGCGAGTCGGCCGGGACCAACAGGCCCTCCTGCTCCTCGACGAGCTGAGCGATGGGCGTCGCCCCGCTGACCCGCGCGTCCGAGCCGTTGGTGTACGTCGCGCCGACGACGCCCAGGCCCATCGTCATGAGCAGGTCCTCCGCGCCGCGCTCGTTGACGAGCCGCTGCATGGCAACGGTCCCGCTCGCGCCCGTCACGTTGCTGACCTCGAACCGACCGGTCAGGCCCGCGGACTCCATGACGCGCGTGGCCGCGCGACCCGTCTGGTCGTAGCCGCCGCCGGGCGCGTTGGGGATCATCATGCGCAGCCGCTGGTTCTCGGCGCCGTCGTCACCGCGCGTGACGCCGCACCCCCCGAGCGCGAGCACCGCGACCAGCGCTGCGGCGACGACCGCCCTCCGCCCCGGCCCGGACCGACCCGCAGCGACGCCCCCCATGCAGAACACCTCCTCGTGCCTGCGTCGATCCTGCTGCCTGGGGGGCGGACCGGCACGTCGAGGGGGCGGAGGTGCAGGTGTCGCGCACAGCGCGGCGGTGGTGGTGGGAGCGAGTGAGGCGTCACCCCGCTCGGCTGCTGCGACCGAGGGCGTCTCAGCACAGCACGACCCCGGGGAGAGCGCGTCTCCCCGGGGTCGCACCGGTGGTGGGTCAGGTCAGACGGTGGCGGTCACCGTCCGGCGTGCCCGATCGGCCCTCCGTGCTTTCCCGGCTTCCCCGGCTTCCCCGGCTTGCCGGGCTTGCCGGGGTCTCCCGGCTTCCCCGGCTTCCCCGGCTTGCCGGGCTTCCCGGGGTCTCCCGGCTTGCCCGGGTCGACGTCCGCGACGACCGTCGCCGGCGCCGACGTGACCTCCGTCGACGTCGCGAAGCCACGCGCCGTGGCGGTCACCGTCACGGTCACCGCCCCGCCGACGTGCTTGCGGGTCGGCGTGAACGTCGCCCGGTGCGCGCCGGGGACGGGCCTGCCGTCGACCGCCCACCGGTAGGTGAGCCGCGCGTCGGCGGGGTCGGCGTCGACGACGGCGGTGAGCCGTCCCCGGACGGCGGCTGCCCCGTCGGCGTCCAGCCCGCCGATCGTCACGCCCCGGACGACCGCCTGGCGCACCACGCGCACGGTCGTCTCGGTGGTCACCGTGCCGTCGGGCGACGTGACCCGGACGGTGGCGACGCCGCCGTTCTCGTCCGACGGCTGCGTCACCTCCACCCGCGCGGCCGCGTCGACGGGCACCGCGACGACCGTCGGCCAGGCCGACCCGTCGACCGTGACGTCGAACGACGTCGTCCCGGGTGCCAGGCCCGGCACGTCGACCCCGTTCGTGCGCAGCGCCGCCAGGTCGGCCACGGACGACGCCGCGGGGGCGACGGCACCGATCTCGACCTCGGAGACGATCATGTGGACGCCCGGGTTCGGCGTCAGCGCGAACCGCAGGCCCGTCGCGGTCACGCCGTCGAGGTCGAGCGTGACGACCGGGGCCGTCCCGTCACCCGGCTCGACGACCGCGATCGGCGACCCGTCGACCGGCACCCACGCGCCGTCCTCGCCTCTCCGCTCGACCGCCACCTCGCTCGCCCAGCTGCGGTGGCTGCCGTCCGCGTAGAAGTGCACGGCCGCGTCGGCCACCTCGGTCACCGGGAACGTGTACGTCAGGGTGTCGCCCGCGCGTGCGGTGCTCACCCAGTTCGACCACGCCTTGTCGGTGCGGTCACCGTTGCGGGTGTTCTCGATCGAGTACCCCGGCTCGGTGAACGTCGCCTCGGCCGTCGTCGTGGGCAGCGGCACGATGTTCGCCGACGACCGCGCCGTGACGACCACGTGCAGCGTCGCCGCGACGGGCTCGGCACCGGCCTCGTTCGACTGGGCCGCACCGGTCACGCGCACGACGCCCTGCGCCGCGAACGACTCGTCGGTGACGCCCGACCAGTCCCACGTGACGGGCGTGTCGAACGTCGCGGTCGACGCCCCGATGCGCGCGGGCACGACCGCGGGCGCGGCGGCCTGCACCTGCGCGAGCGTCGCCCCCTCGTAGGTGGTGACGGACACCGGGTCGGTGACCGTGAACCCGCCGACGTCGACCGTGCCGGTGACCTGCAGGGTCGTGCCGTACACGTCGGTCGCGGTGCCGGTGACCGGCACCTGCCCGGCCTGCTCCCACGTGCCGGCCGGCACGTCGTCCCACACCACCGCGGCGGCGGGGCCCGTGCCCCAGCGGTACGTCGGCACCACCGTGGCGGGCAGCACCGGCGCGACGCCGACCGTGGTGCTCACGGCGACCGGCGGGACGCCGGTGGCCTCGACGTCGCGCGGGTACCAGCGCTGGTTGGCGCCACCGTTGGAGCCGTACACCCCGACGCCCGCGCCCTCGGTGGTGGACTGCCCACCGACCTCGAGCGCCTGGCCGACCCCCTCGTTGACCAGCGCGTACGTGAGCGTGTCGGTCGAGGACAGGATCCAGCGGGTCTGCGGGTCCTGCGCCGCGTCGGCCACGGGCACCGACCGCAGGTCGGTCCCGGCGGGAGTCGCCCCCAGGACGCGCCCGTCGGCCGCCTCCAGCACCACGCGCCGGGTGCCGTCGAGGCGTCCCGGTGCCACGGCGCGCGCGGTCCACAGCTGCGGGCCCACCGCCTGCGCGGTGTCGCCCGGGGTGGTGATGGTCGTCGCGGTGGCCGCGTCGGCCGCCGTCAGCGCCTTGCCGCTCTGCACGCCCACCAGCTGGTAGGTGCGCCCGTCGGCGAGTGCCGCGGCGTCGTCCGCCACGCCGCTGACGCCCGCGAGGTCCACGGACGTCACGGACCGGGCCGGGAGCGTGAGCGTGACCGTCCGGGCCGCGGCGTCGACCGCCACGGCCTCGCCCGGCGCCAGCGCGTTCGCGCCCGGCTGGTCGGCCGGCGACTCGGTGGTCACGTACGGCGTCGCGGTCGCCCCCGGGGCGATCGTGCCGAAGTGGCGCAGGTCGACCGTGAGGGTCACCGGCTCGGACGTCGCGTTGGTGTGCACCAGCGTCGTCGACGTGCCGTCGGCCTTGAGCGCGGCCGTCGTGGTCGTCGAGTCGGTGCCGATGACGCGGTCCCCGGGCCGGATGAAGTGCGTGAAGTTGCGTGTGGTGTCGTACTTGGTGCTCGTCTCCACGTGGCACGGCTCGACGCCCGTCCAGTCGCCGTCGGCGTCGTCGACGCGCCGCTCGGACGCGAACACGCGGTCCTCACCGGAG
This region includes:
- a CDS encoding NAD-dependent epimerase/dehydratase family protein codes for the protein MRRVLVLGGTGWLGAALVRAALADGAEVVCLARGTSGDVPDGARLVRADRREPGAYDALTGAWDEVVEIAYEPDLVTSALDALADRAAHWTLVSSVSVYARDDEPGADETATVVEPEDLTRYPDAKVAAERATAARLGDRLLLARPGLIVGPGDPSDRFGYWPARLHRGGRVLAPTPEGRFMQVIDVDDLAAWLVAAGRAGLTGPVNAVGTAVPLADLLAEVAAVSGPDAELVPVDDATLLAHDVAYWAGPRSLPLWLPPEAIGFARRDGSAYRAAGGTERPLRDTIARVLADEVRRGVDRPRRAGLTPDEEREVLAAASR
- a CDS encoding LLM class flavin-dependent oxidoreductase, coding for MTTPSLGVLLPRDLPADRVLEHARRAEALGFDELWVVEDLGFRGGAAQAAAVLAATERIHVGIGIVPAASRDVAFAAMDAATLARLFPGRVTFGIGHGMPDWMRSVGRWPARPLTYLEEYTVALRALLRGETVTTAPGAAVVLDGVALDPSSVPDVVPDVLLGVRGPRSLAAAGRVAQGVVLAEPCAPAYVRAAVAQVAAPTPPRVVAYDVAAVDDDEARALALARTGLTWIGEPDWVPHVAPLPFAADLAALRARCASPEEFAAALPDAWVRELALAGTPADVRERIAARGAAGATTCVLFPTGPDPVAALESLARVR
- a CDS encoding sensor histidine kinase, whose amino-acid sequence is MTADPGARTAPPHPTHNRGPARDAAPVPPRARGRAARTLDALEHVVGGLGTGLLALMSLLALVLTALLCVVGVGFLLAPGVLRAVRAVADRERTRLSHTGAPVVSPGPLPDGLRAQLTDPDVHRELAWTLLHGTVGVLLGLVAMTLPFSAVRDVTVPLWWRAFPEQVASTDLMYVPVTSWPTAFLAFLLGVGWLVLAVVVLPPLSRLQSWPGRALLAPPPGADLALRVAQLTATRAGALDAHVAELRRIERSLHDGTQNRLVAVTVLLGAARRAVARDPARAEELLERAHSAAEEALAELRSVARHILPPVLTDRSLADALTGLASSSLAPCALRVDLPGRCAASVEATAYFVVAEALTNAARHARATAVTVDVGMVAGRLRVAVTDDGAGGADETAGSGLAGIRRRAEAHDGTMLLTSPPGGPTTLEVTLPCGS
- a CDS encoding response regulator — protein: MRIVIGEDDALLREGLALLLRAEGLDVVATAADADELLAAVERHEPDVAIVDVRMPPTHTDEGIRAAVEARRRHPDLAVLVLSAYVEQAFATDLLVQGGARLGYLLKERVGRVEEFLAALHRVADGGTAIDPDVVAQLLTRTRSDPRLDRLSPREREVLEVMAEGLGNTAIATRLFITEGAVHKHIRSIFAKLDLPPDDEADRRVTAVLRYLEDAQRRG
- a CDS encoding universal stress protein, which codes for MTVVVGWTPDARGHAALVRGAREARVHGEELLVVNATTGTAAVDDRYAGADDVADVRTLLALLDVEAEVRQPVVRDVPDALLGIADEVGATMLVIGIRHRSPVGKFLLGSTAQRILLDARCPVLAVKAAEER
- a CDS encoding tripartite tricarboxylate transporter permease, with the protein product MDALLTGLSLAVTPENLLYAVVGVLLGTAVGVLPGIGPAMTVALLLPVTYNVEPSAALILFAGIYYGGMYGGSTTSILLNTPGESSSVITALEGNKMAKGGRAAQALATAAIGSFVAGTIGTILLVALAPTVAEWVVVLGAPSYFALMVLALIAVTTVLGSSRLRGFIALALGLTIGLVGTATGQARLTFGNPLLADGIDIVVVAVAIFAVGEALWVAAHLRRRPLEIIPVGRPWMDRADWGRSWKPWLRGTAFGFPFGALPAGGAEMPTFLSYVTERRLAGKHRDEFGKGAIEGVAGPEAANNASAAGTLVPLLAIGLPTTATAAVILAAMQGYGLQPGPQLFEAEPELVWTLLASLFVANTLLLVINLPLAPVWARLLRIPRPYLYAGILFFAVLGAYSVNFQWFDVALLCLFGALGFAMRRFGLPVLPLIVGVILGPRLEEQLGQALQLSRGDVAALWSEPVAVVVYVVIAALLLGPLVLRLVPGRQGPERLADEVDELEEEVRR
- a CDS encoding tripartite tricarboxylate transporter TctB family protein; its protein translation is MSAAGGVAGAAGRTPAAGPGDDGVGAPAPTVDRAQYGLAAVLAVVGVGTVVDSAGLGPGFADQVVRPAAFGYVIGSALVVLAVLFAVATARGDRAEGEAGEDVDLDQGTDWRTLAGLAGVLVATVALLELLGWAIVGALLFAGAATVLGNRHWVRNLLIGAVMSVGSWYGFYVGLGIPIPAGVLDGVL
- a CDS encoding Bug family tripartite tricarboxylate transporter substrate binding protein — translated: MGGVAAGRSGPGRRAVVAAALVAVLALGGCGVTRGDDGAENQRLRMMIPNAPGGGYDQTGRAATRVMESAGLTGRFEVSNVTGASGTVAMQRLVNERGAEDLLMTMGLGVVGATYTNGSDARVSGATPIAQLVEEQEGLLVPADSPFETVDDLVTAWLADPGSVRVGGGSSPGGPDHLFPMQLADAVGVDPTAVNYISYDGGGPLTTALLGSKIDVGTSGLAEFEGQIADGSLRVLAVSGEERLAGVDAPTLVESGIDLVFTNWRGVLAPPGIPDEVRDAHIALLEEMHGTEAWQEALETNGWVDAFVTGDEFEEFLVEQDERVSGTLDELGLL